A window of Diadema setosum chromosome 2, eeDiaSeto1, whole genome shotgun sequence contains these coding sequences:
- the LOC140246336 gene encoding uncharacterized protein has product MMMPPNKGVRAASKYKSLIKARVPPKKNSERKSNSNSHFYSARVRYCMEMAAKLGDRAVVISADNKNKVRVCDNTPAVDRRLAIRRFYPADDSPIYLDHDFPTPGYAITPAGYLELRPLSTPQLTIDHLGRQQYVVPEKKASTIVLRSPHSPSNIASHLNDLAAHVHIPELVAGGTTVLVLLVDGGPDFNCNHGINAFHYARFFKQMNLDALLVTSYCPGDSAMNPIEHLWAPCTRALTSVYLPSTLPDEDTPPCQQKISAEEKKTKEHVVFNNAMEAIKDVHWKNLKYAKRKVTVEIEQSGADPHPYGQDFDIVKEAIGGSARRLRQSAFNEEFLFSAKHMDKRIGTLIMTKCDEATCLHCTAHPPLVASSDMDLLRAFPSPQPSSRHPDHFLTFIEAAQEQSCPPCEHLPQFREKALGRCPSPECRYVFTSRKDIDDHRRKVHGR; this is encoded by the exons ATGATGATGCCTCCTAACAAAGGTGTCCGAGCAGCATCGAAGTACAAGTCCCTCATCAAGGCTCGTGTGCCACCAAAGAAGAACTCAGAAAGGAAGAGCAACTCCAACAGTCACTTCTACTCGGCGAGAGTCCGTTACTGTATGGAGATGGCTGCAAAGCTGGGAGACAGGGCAGTTGTTATTTCAGCGGATAACAAGAACAAGGTTCGAGTATGCGACAACACTCCAGCAGTCGACCGCAGATTAGCAATCCGTCGGTTCTACCCAGCAGACGATTCACCCATATACCTAGATCACGACTTCCCAACGCCAGGATATGCAATCACACCAGCCGGCTATCTGGAACTTCGACCCCTGTCCACCCCCCAGTTGACCATCGACCACCTTGGACGACAGCAATATGT GGTTCCAGAGAAGAAAGCCTCAACCATAGTTCTGCGAAGTCCACACTCGCCAAGCAACATCGCCAGCCACCTGAACGACCTCGCAGCGCATGTCCACATACCTGAACTTGTAGCAGGTGGTACGACAGTTCTAGTCCTCCTGGTCGATGGAGGGCCAGATTTCAATTGTAATCATGGCATTAATGCCTTTCACTACGCCAGATTCTTCAAACAAATGAACCTGGACGCTCTTCTTGTGACCTCCTACTGTCCAGGCGATTCGGCGATGAATCCCATCGAACATCTTTGGGCGCCCTGCACCCGAGCTCTTACAAGCGTGTATCTCCCCTCCACCCTACCTGATGAGGACACACCCCCCTGTCAACAAAAGATCTCTGCTGAAGAGAAGAAGACCAAGGAGCACGTCGTCTTCAACAATGCGATGGAGGCCATTAAGGATGTGCACTGGAAAAACTTGAAATATGCCAAGAGGAAGGTGACTGTAGAGATTGAGCAGAGCGGTGCAGATCCACATCCGTACGGACAGGACTTTGACATTGTGAAGGAAGCAATCGGAGGGTCAGCACGACGACTGCGACAGAGTGCCTTCAACGAAGAGTTCCTCTTCAGTGCTAAGCACATGGACAAGCGCATTGGGACACTCATCATGACGAAGTGTGACGAGGCCACCTGTTTGCATTGCACTGCGCATCCCCCCTTGGTAGCATCTTCCGACATGGATCTACTACGAGCTTTCCCATCACCCCAGCCATCAAGTCGTCATCCAGACCACTTCTTGACCTTCATTGAAGCAGCGCAGGAACAGAGCTGCCCTCCTTGTGAACACCTTCCTCAGTTCAGAGAGAAAGCCCTTGGTCGCTGCCCATCTCCGGAGTGTAGATACGTCTTCACAAGCAGAAAGGACATCGACGACCATCGCAGGAAAGTTCATGGACGCTGA